From Vicinamibacteria bacterium:
CTCGGGTGTGTGGTTCGCGACCCACGAACAAGTCGCGAGGTACGCCAAGGAGCACGGGTAGACGCGGCGTTATGAAGCCAACTCTCGCACCCGGCATCACGCGCCATGAGCGTATCCCTGTCGATCGTGACCGCACCATCTCCTTCCTCGGAGAGGACCTGCGCCTCTACAGTACGCCGTCGATGGTGCGCGACATCGAGTACACCGCCTTGAGGCTCATCCAGGAGCATCTCGACGAGGGCGAAAGCTCGGTCGGGGTGCACATCGAAGTCGACCATCTCGCGGCGACACCGCTCGGTCAGGAGGTCGTGGTCGAGGTAGCGGTGGTTGCCGTCGAAGGGCGGAAGATATCGCTCGAGGCCACGGTGCGCGACGCCGTCGAGGAGGTTGGACGAGGCCGGCACGTACGTTTCGTCATCGACGTCGCTCGCCACGCGAAGCGACTTCGAGAGAAGCTCGCCAAATTCGGCGAGGCCGGCTGATTACCCGCCAGCTCATTACGACGGAAATTGCGGCGTTCGGCGTGCATCATCGGAACGAAAACTGCGCCTCTCGAATTGCCCCGTCGTCCAGTAGCAGTTGCAACGTGCGGCATGCACCGCCCCATGACTTCTCGGTCTTCCACGCATAGATGTACTGGTCGGTCAAGGCGTCATACGTCAGCCCGCTGTTGCCGGCGCTGCTGACCTCGTCGGGAAGAATCTCGTTGCTCGGCGCACCGCTGTCACAATCGATCGAGACCATAGACAGGCCATCCAGAACGTCGAGGCCGTGATCGCCAGCCAGACTGAATTTCAGCGGGATGCTGCTCCCCGCTTTG
This genomic window contains:
- a CDS encoding hotdog domain-containing protein produces the protein MKPTLAPGITRHERIPVDRDRTISFLGEDLRLYSTPSMVRDIEYTALRLIQEHLDEGESSVGVHIEVDHLAATPLGQEVVVEVAVVAVEGRKISLEATVRDAVEEVGRGRHVRFVIDVARHAKRLREKLAKFGEAG
- a CDS encoding PxKF domain-containing protein; translation: ATVSVSGGTANNVGDFTADCAGATDVAGNKNQALASYSVHYDFTGFLNPVDNLPVVNSVKAGSSIPLKFSLAGDHGLDVLDGLSMVSIDCDSGAPSNEILPDEVSSAGNSGLTYDALTDQYIYAWKTEKSWGGACRTLQLLLDDGAIREAQFSFR